The following proteins are encoded in a genomic region of Pyramidobacter porci:
- the gcvPB gene encoding aminomethyl-transferring glycine dehydrogenase subunit GcvPB, producing MLRSVESLFEASRPGRVGYSLPRLDVPAAPANALGGMARAQAPRLPEMAEVDVVRHFTRLSHLNFSVDEGFYPLGSCTMKYNPKINEAAARLPGFARIHPLQPESTVQGALGLIHDLSAMLAEITGMSAVSLQPAAGAHGEQTGLMLIKKYHEDRGDLKRTKIIVPDSAHGTNPASATVTGFEPVAVPSDKDGMVDLNELAKLMDDTVAGLMLTNPNTLGIFEKNILELTDMIHRAGGLCYYDGANANAIVGQVRPGDMGFDVLHLNLHKTFSTPHGGGGPGAGAVGVNEKLLPYLPTPIVVRKDGAYSLETKAEHPKSIGSVRSFYGNFGVLVRAYAYIRNLGAAGLKEVSDIAVLNANYLAAKIKKFYPLAVNGFCKHEFVADGSELKHETGVSTMDVAKALIDAGYHPPTTYFPLIVHEALMIEPTETESKETLDGFVDALQKIVEEGKAKGAEEFHSKPHSTVIARPDETEAARHPVLRWQF from the coding sequence ATGCTCCGCTCTGTTGAATCCCTGTTCGAAGCCAGCCGTCCCGGCCGCGTCGGTTACTCGCTGCCCAGGCTCGACGTTCCCGCCGCGCCGGCGAACGCGCTCGGCGGCATGGCCCGCGCCCAGGCTCCCCGTCTGCCGGAGATGGCGGAAGTGGACGTGGTGCGCCACTTCACGCGCCTGTCACACCTGAACTTCTCCGTCGACGAAGGCTTTTATCCGCTCGGTTCCTGCACCATGAAGTACAATCCCAAGATCAACGAAGCGGCCGCCCGCCTGCCTGGATTCGCCCGCATCCACCCGCTACAGCCGGAAAGCACTGTGCAGGGGGCGCTCGGCCTGATCCACGACCTGTCCGCGATGCTGGCGGAGATCACCGGCATGTCGGCCGTCTCGCTGCAGCCGGCCGCCGGCGCTCACGGCGAACAGACCGGCCTGATGCTGATCAAGAAGTACCACGAAGACCGCGGCGACCTCAAGCGCACCAAGATCATCGTCCCAGACTCCGCCCACGGCACCAACCCCGCTTCGGCCACCGTCACCGGCTTCGAGCCGGTAGCCGTTCCTTCCGACAAGGACGGCATGGTCGACTTGAACGAACTGGCCAAGCTGATGGACGACACCGTGGCCGGGTTGATGTTGACCAATCCCAACACGCTGGGCATCTTCGAGAAGAATATCCTCGAGCTGACCGACATGATCCACAGGGCCGGCGGCCTGTGCTACTACGACGGCGCCAACGCCAACGCCATCGTCGGCCAGGTGCGCCCCGGCGACATGGGCTTCGACGTGCTGCACCTCAACCTGCACAAGACCTTCAGCACGCCGCACGGCGGCGGCGGCCCCGGCGCGGGCGCGGTCGGCGTCAACGAAAAGCTGCTGCCCTATCTGCCCACGCCCATCGTGGTCCGCAAGGACGGCGCCTATTCGCTGGAGACGAAGGCCGAGCATCCCAAGAGCATCGGCAGCGTGCGCAGCTTCTACGGCAACTTCGGCGTGCTGGTGCGCGCCTACGCGTACATCCGCAATCTCGGCGCCGCCGGGCTGAAAGAAGTTTCCGACATCGCCGTTCTGAACGCCAACTATCTGGCCGCGAAGATCAAAAAGTTCTACCCGCTCGCCGTCAACGGCTTCTGCAAGCACGAATTCGTGGCCGACGGCAGCGAACTGAAGCACGAGACCGGTGTGTCCACCATGGACGTCGCCAAGGCTCTGATCGACGCCGGCTACCACCCGCCCACGACCTACTTCCCGCTCATCGTCCACGAAGCGCTGATGATCGAGCCGACGGAGACCGAATCCAAGGAAACTCTCGACGGCTTTGTCGACGCTCTGCAGAAGATCGTTGAAGAGGGCAAAGCCAAGGGCGCGGAAGAGTTCCATTCCAAACCGCACAGCACTGTGATCGCGCGTCCTGACGAAACCGAAGCGGCGCGTCATCCGGTTCTGCGCTGGCAGTTCTAG
- the gcvPA gene encoding aminomethyl-transferring glycine dehydrogenase subunit GcvPA: protein MSQYIPNTEADRRAMLDAIGVASIDELFSDIPAQVRLAKALDLPEALSEPALARHLRALSGKNKNLDELTCFLGAGSYDHFIPAAVDTIVSRGEFTTSYTPYQPEAAQGTLQAIFEYQTMVCELTGMEVSNASMYDGATAAAEAMVIAAAETRRERLLVACSVNPETIRVLGTYCWSRGYELTVLPCKDGRLDRAALSAELAKGDVAALLLQTPSFFGVVEDLTGLADELHAAKALLIVSTDLLALGCLKAPGELGADVVVGDGQSVGSNVSFGGPAFGFMAATKKLMRKMPGRIVGQTKDVKGRNCYVLTLQAREQHIRREKATSNICSNQNLCIVAASVYLSLMGPQGLREVDEQILAKTAYAVDALVKTGKFRLAFPGAPAFREVVLICDEPVASLNARLLEAGILGGLDLSKIRPELGNAWLLAVTEQRTKEEIDRLVSIAAGGDR, encoded by the coding sequence ATGAGCCAGTATATCCCCAACACCGAGGCTGATCGCCGCGCGATGCTCGACGCCATCGGCGTCGCGTCGATCGACGAACTGTTCTCGGACATTCCCGCTCAGGTCCGCCTGGCCAAGGCGCTCGACCTGCCTGAGGCGCTTTCCGAGCCCGCGTTGGCGCGCCATCTGCGCGCGCTGTCGGGAAAGAACAAGAATCTTGACGAGCTGACCTGCTTCTTGGGCGCCGGCTCCTACGACCATTTCATCCCCGCCGCCGTCGATACGATCGTTTCGCGCGGCGAGTTCACCACCAGCTACACGCCCTACCAGCCGGAAGCGGCTCAGGGCACGCTGCAGGCCATCTTCGAGTATCAGACCATGGTCTGCGAGCTGACCGGCATGGAAGTTTCCAACGCTTCGATGTACGACGGTGCTACCGCCGCGGCCGAAGCCATGGTGATCGCGGCCGCCGAAACGCGCCGCGAGCGCCTTCTCGTCGCCTGCAGCGTCAATCCCGAAACGATCCGCGTGCTTGGCACCTACTGCTGGAGCCGCGGTTACGAACTGACCGTCCTGCCCTGCAAGGACGGGCGGCTCGACCGCGCGGCCCTGAGCGCCGAACTGGCCAAGGGCGACGTGGCGGCGCTGCTGCTGCAGACGCCCAGCTTCTTCGGCGTGGTCGAGGATCTGACCGGATTGGCCGACGAACTGCACGCGGCCAAGGCCCTGCTGATCGTCTCCACCGACCTGCTGGCGCTGGGCTGCCTCAAGGCTCCCGGCGAGCTCGGCGCGGACGTGGTCGTCGGCGACGGGCAGAGCGTCGGCAGCAACGTCAGTTTCGGCGGCCCTGCCTTCGGCTTCATGGCCGCCACCAAGAAACTGATGCGCAAGATGCCCGGCCGCATCGTCGGCCAGACCAAGGACGTCAAGGGGCGCAACTGCTACGTGCTCACGCTGCAGGCCCGCGAGCAGCACATCCGCCGCGAGAAGGCCACGTCGAATATCTGCTCCAACCAGAACTTGTGCATCGTCGCCGCCTCGGTCTACCTCAGCCTGATGGGGCCGCAGGGACTGCGCGAAGTGGACGAGCAGATCTTGGCTAAAACGGCTTACGCCGTGGACGCGCTGGTGAAGACCGGCAAATTCCGTCTGGCTTTTCCCGGCGCTCCCGCGTTCCGCGAAGTCGTGTTGATCTGCGACGAACCCGTTGCCAGCCTCAACGCGCGCCTGCTCGAAGCCGGGATCCTCGGCGGCCTCGACCTCTCCAAAATCCGCCCCGAACTCGGCAACGCCTGGCTGCTGGCTGTGACCGAACAGCGTACGAAAGAAGAAATCGACCGCCTTGTGTCGATCGCCGCAGGAGGTGACCGCTAA
- the gcvH gene encoding glycine cleavage system protein GcvH produces the protein MTTKVLPELKYTKDHEWIKIDADGFGLMGITDHAQHAMGDLVYIELPDVDREVKAHEATVIAESVKGANDVFAPVSGTVVEVNSDLEDAPEKVNADPYGSWMVKLKPADLKELDGLLDAAAYQALVEKEEAEA, from the coding sequence ATGACGACCAAAGTTCTGCCTGAGCTGAAGTACACCAAGGATCACGAGTGGATCAAGATCGACGCCGACGGCTTCGGCCTGATGGGTATCACCGACCACGCGCAGCACGCCATGGGCGACCTCGTTTACATCGAACTGCCCGACGTCGACCGCGAGGTGAAGGCGCACGAAGCTACCGTGATCGCCGAGTCCGTCAAGGGCGCCAACGACGTGTTCGCCCCCGTGTCCGGCACGGTGGTGGAGGTCAACTCCGACCTTGAGGACGCGCCCGAAAAGGTCAACGCCGATCCGTACGGCAGCTGGATGGTCAAGCTGAAGCCCGCCGACCTGAAGGAACTGGACGGCCTGCTCGACGCCGCCGCCTATCAGGCGCTGGTGGAGAAGGAAGAAGCGGAGGCATAG
- the gcvT gene encoding glycine cleavage system aminomethyltransferase GcvT: MKRTPMYECHVAAGGRMVDFGGWELPVQYEATGIKTEHLNVRAKAGLFDVSHMGEVTVVGPRAEAWVSSLVTNDVTEMHDGQVQYNIMCTPTGGVVDDLLVYRYTRERYLLVINAANVEKDWAWFNDHLTDGVKIENISMQTAEVALQGPNAEAILRKIVDFDPASLEFFHFKDPVNVGGIKAIVSRTGYTGEDGFEIYVDWSKGAELWNVVMEAGKDLGLMPIGLGARDSLRFEAGLPLCGQEFTDTLGPLEAGFGFFVKVDKAGGFIGQPVLKQQKVDGLKRKIVAAKLIDKGVPRHEMEVADKDGNVIGVVTTGGYGPSLDANLANCLVNVPAPAVGENLWIMIRGKAKKAEVVKKPFYKKSYKK; the protein is encoded by the coding sequence ATGAAGAGAACCCCGATGTACGAGTGCCACGTGGCCGCCGGCGGCCGCATGGTCGATTTCGGCGGCTGGGAACTGCCGGTGCAGTACGAAGCGACGGGCATCAAGACCGAGCACCTGAACGTGCGCGCCAAGGCCGGTTTGTTCGACGTCTCCCACATGGGCGAAGTGACGGTGGTCGGCCCCAGGGCCGAAGCCTGGGTCTCCAGCCTCGTCACCAACGACGTGACGGAGATGCACGACGGCCAGGTGCAGTACAACATCATGTGCACCCCCACGGGCGGCGTCGTCGACGATCTGCTGGTCTACCGCTACACCAGGGAGCGTTATCTGCTCGTCATCAACGCGGCGAACGTGGAGAAGGACTGGGCCTGGTTCAACGACCACCTGACCGACGGCGTGAAGATCGAAAACATCTCCATGCAGACGGCCGAAGTGGCCCTGCAGGGGCCCAACGCCGAGGCGATCCTCAGGAAGATCGTCGATTTCGATCCCGCTTCGTTGGAATTCTTCCACTTCAAGGATCCCGTGAACGTGGGGGGCATCAAGGCCATCGTCAGCCGCACCGGCTACACCGGCGAGGACGGTTTCGAGATCTACGTGGACTGGAGCAAGGGCGCCGAGCTGTGGAACGTCGTCATGGAGGCCGGCAAGGACCTTGGTCTGATGCCGATCGGTCTGGGCGCGCGCGACAGCCTTCGCTTCGAGGCCGGGCTGCCGCTGTGCGGGCAGGAATTCACCGACACGCTCGGACCGCTCGAAGCGGGCTTCGGCTTCTTCGTCAAGGTCGACAAGGCGGGCGGCTTCATCGGCCAGCCGGTGCTCAAGCAGCAGAAGGTTGACGGTCTGAAGCGCAAGATCGTGGCCGCGAAGCTGATCGACAAAGGCGTGCCGCGCCACGAGATGGAAGTTGCCGACAAGGACGGCAACGTCATCGGCGTGGTCACCACGGGCGGCTACGGTCCCTCGCTGGACGCCAACCTGGCCAACTGCCTTGTGAACGTGCCCGCGCCGGCCGTGGGCGAGAACCTGTGGATCATGATCCGTGGCAAGGCCAAGAAGGCCGAAGTGGTGAAGAAGCCTTTCTACAAGAAGAGCTACAAGAAGTAG
- a CDS encoding lipoate--protein ligase has protein sequence MDIVRTRLVRSPVCNPWRNLAWEEYLTKNCADDEAIFYLWQNAHTVVVGRNQNAWAECRIELMEKEGVTLARRSTGGGAVYHDLGNLNFSFVVPRERYDMTRQLNVILSALRALGVNAEFTGRNDLTVDGRKFSGNAYQLTRRVGLHHGTLLVDSNMSVLPRYLNVDPEKLKSKGVKSVASRVVNLKEAAPSLTVEKMYAPLEEAFLAEYGRGCATREDSLPDDDLYRDLYARYSSREWLLGRSPQCEAALRRRFAWGGVQLCFDIEDAAVKDLRVFSDAMDGELIRAAEKCLDGQPFEWDVLAQALERAFPQQAEMGDLAAWFREHPALQA, from the coding sequence ATGGACATTGTCAGGACTCGCCTGGTTCGCTCGCCGGTATGCAATCCGTGGAGAAATCTTGCCTGGGAAGAATATCTGACGAAAAACTGCGCGGACGACGAAGCGATTTTTTATCTCTGGCAGAACGCCCACACCGTGGTGGTCGGGCGCAATCAGAACGCCTGGGCCGAATGCCGCATCGAGCTGATGGAGAAGGAAGGCGTGACGCTGGCCCGCCGTTCGACGGGCGGCGGCGCGGTCTATCACGACCTGGGCAATCTGAATTTCTCCTTCGTCGTGCCGCGCGAGCGTTACGATATGACGCGGCAGCTCAACGTGATCCTGTCGGCGTTGCGGGCGCTGGGCGTGAACGCGGAATTCACCGGGCGCAACGACCTGACCGTGGACGGCCGCAAATTTTCCGGCAACGCCTACCAGCTGACACGGCGCGTCGGGCTGCATCACGGCACGTTGCTGGTCGATTCCAACATGTCGGTGCTGCCGCGCTACCTCAACGTCGATCCCGAAAAACTCAAGAGCAAGGGCGTCAAGTCCGTGGCTTCCCGCGTCGTCAATCTGAAGGAAGCGGCGCCGTCGCTGACGGTGGAGAAGATGTACGCGCCGCTGGAAGAAGCCTTTCTGGCGGAGTACGGCCGCGGCTGCGCGACGCGCGAAGACTCTCTGCCGGACGACGATCTGTACCGCGATCTGTACGCCCGTTACAGCAGCCGCGAGTGGCTGCTGGGACGCTCGCCGCAGTGCGAGGCCGCGCTGCGGCGGCGTTTCGCCTGGGGCGGCGTGCAGCTGTGTTTCGACATCGAAGACGCTGCGGTAAAGGATCTGCGCGTCTTTTCCGACGCCATGGACGGCGAGCTGATCCGGGCGGCGGAGAAGTGCCTCGACGGCCAGCCCTTCGAGTGGGACGTGCTGGCGCAGGCGCTGGAACGCGCGTTCCCGCAGCAGGCGGAAATGGGCGATCTGGCCGCGTGGTTCCGCGAGCATCCGGCGCTGCAGGCGTAA
- a CDS encoding ArsR/SmtB family transcription factor has protein sequence MDQRDLQGCVAVFKAVAHPARLLILEALAQGELCACKIAELFPELDRTTVSKHLALMVEKNVLRVEKRGVNSYYSLGLTCLPGALECVRRALNGTPRGSADAPEQKCRCGCGGHKEDKK, from the coding sequence ATGGATCAACGCGATTTGCAAGGCTGCGTCGCCGTGTTCAAGGCCGTCGCCCACCCCGCGCGGCTGCTCATCCTGGAAGCGCTCGCGCAGGGCGAGCTGTGCGCCTGCAAGATCGCGGAGCTTTTTCCGGAGCTGGACCGCACCACGGTGAGCAAGCACCTGGCGCTGATGGTCGAAAAAAACGTCCTGCGCGTCGAAAAGCGCGGCGTCAACAGCTATTACTCGCTCGGGCTGACCTGCCTGCCCGGCGCGCTGGAGTGCGTGCGTCGCGCCCTGAACGGAACTCCCCGCGGGAGCGCGGACGCGCCGGAACAAAAATGCCGCTGCGGCTGCGGCGGCCACAAGGAGGACAAAAAATGA
- a CDS encoding thioredoxin family protein, with translation MKLIQVFGMGCARCREAENNVREAAARLGIDAPVEFVGDLKVMAAMGIIGTPAIAVDGKVVLAGSVPSAAQAAALLEKFA, from the coding sequence ATGAAACTGATCCAGGTATTCGGCATGGGCTGCGCCCGCTGCCGTGAGGCGGAAAACAACGTGCGCGAGGCGGCCGCCCGTTTGGGGATCGACGCGCCGGTTGAGTTCGTCGGCGACTTGAAGGTCATGGCGGCCATGGGTATCATCGGCACGCCGGCGATCGCGGTGGACGGCAAGGTCGTCCTGGCCGGTTCGGTCCCCAGCGCGGCGCAGGCCGCCGCGCTGCTGGAAAAGTTCGCGTAA
- a CDS encoding permease → MWNFIQNQILAMRWLSDLVGRALTACGVDTSTRLGGSLQFFFFDATKIVILLSTLIFVISYIQSYFPPERTKRILGRMHGLAANTASALLGTVTPFCSCSSIPLFIGFTSAGLPVGVTFSFLISSPLVDLGSLILLTGIFGARIAAAYVAVGIVLAVAGGTALDRLGMEKYVEPFVRSIAAADPDSPELTVAGRLAYAKGQMLFTLKKVFRYVLVGVGIGALIHNWLPREFAVRLLGSGNPLAVVAATLLGIPMYADIFGTIPIAEALYAKGAGLGTVLSFMMAVTALSLPSLVMLRQAVRPRLLAIFTGIVALGIMAIGFGFNACAHWFI, encoded by the coding sequence ATGTGGAATTTCATCCAGAACCAGATTCTCGCCATGCGCTGGCTCAGCGACCTCGTCGGCCGCGCGCTGACGGCCTGCGGCGTGGACACATCCACGCGGCTGGGCGGCAGTTTGCAGTTCTTTTTCTTCGACGCGACCAAGATCGTCATTCTGCTCTCGACGCTGATCTTCGTCATTTCCTATATCCAGAGCTACTTTCCCCCCGAACGCACCAAAAGGATCCTCGGGCGCATGCACGGCCTTGCGGCCAACACCGCCAGCGCCCTGCTGGGGACGGTGACGCCGTTCTGCAGCTGCTCTTCGATCCCGCTGTTCATCGGCTTCACCAGCGCCGGGCTGCCCGTGGGCGTGACCTTCTCGTTCCTGATCTCGTCGCCGCTCGTCGATCTCGGCTCGCTGATCCTGCTGACGGGCATCTTCGGCGCGCGCATCGCCGCCGCCTACGTGGCCGTCGGCATCGTGCTGGCCGTCGCCGGCGGTACGGCGCTCGATCGCCTGGGCATGGAGAAGTACGTCGAACCGTTCGTCAGGTCAATCGCCGCCGCCGACCCCGATTCGCCGGAGCTGACCGTCGCCGGCCGTCTCGCCTACGCCAAGGGACAGATGCTGTTCACGCTGAAAAAAGTGTTCCGCTACGTCCTTGTCGGCGTCGGCATCGGCGCGCTGATCCACAACTGGCTGCCGCGCGAATTCGCCGTCAGGCTGCTGGGCAGCGGCAATCCGCTCGCCGTCGTCGCGGCTACGCTACTGGGAATCCCCATGTACGCCGACATCTTCGGCACGATCCCGATCGCCGAGGCGCTTTACGCCAAAGGCGCGGGCCTGGGCACGGTGCTGTCGTTCATGATGGCCGTCACGGCGCTGTCGCTGCCGTCGCTCGTCATGCTGCGCCAGGCCGTCAGGCCGCGGCTGCTGGCCATCTTCACCGGCATCGTCGCGCTGGGCATCATGGCGATCGGCTTCGGCTTCAACGCCTGCGCCCACTGGTTTATCTGA